A section of the Rhodothermus profundi genome encodes:
- a CDS encoding SLC13 family permease produces the protein MEALGWQAWITLAAIAAMVVALVREVARPDLIFLGTLGLLLLTGVLTPQEAFAGFSNPAVLTIAALFVVAAGLQRTEALAFVDRLLFPQRPSTARAVFRIMVPVSALSAFLNNTPIVAMLMPRVQQWAARHNLAPSKLLIPLSYAAIVGGMITLIGTSTNLVISGLMIQAGLPGLRLFDLTWVGLPVAVAVILFFTLLGHRLLPDRRREQGDFEEGLRECLFELRVTPAGTLEGKTVEEAGLRALGEAYLVHIRRSGRVIPAAPEQVLQGGDVLTFVGSARMIEQLLERDGLERALPSVEENATQTLPLFEAVVAPSSTLVGKTLREVQFREQYGGVVLGIQRQGQRIVGSLGRIPIEAGDLLLIEARNGFDRRWNARRDEFYLVAPRSPERPRPRPRHAPVALAIFAGMVLLAALGWVPLVTAAFAAALGMVLTRCLSGREARQALDLQVLVVIAAALGIGQAVDRSGLAAALGHGLVAMTADLGPVAALAVLYLVTMALTELFTNNAAAALMLPVALAVAGELGLEPRAFAITVAVAASASFLTPIGYQTNLMVMSAGGYRFRDYLKAGTPVAALVFAVGLTMIAWIWL, from the coding sequence ATGGAGGCGCTGGGATGGCAGGCCTGGATTACGCTGGCAGCCATCGCCGCGATGGTCGTGGCGCTGGTGCGGGAGGTGGCGCGTCCTGACCTGATCTTTCTGGGAACGCTGGGATTGCTGCTGCTCACCGGCGTGCTCACCCCGCAGGAAGCGTTCGCAGGCTTTTCGAATCCAGCCGTGCTAACCATTGCGGCCCTGTTTGTGGTCGCGGCCGGACTCCAACGCACCGAAGCCCTGGCCTTTGTGGACCGCCTCCTCTTCCCGCAGCGGCCGTCTACCGCGCGGGCCGTTTTTCGGATTATGGTACCTGTTTCAGCGCTTTCTGCCTTTTTGAACAATACGCCAATCGTTGCCATGCTTATGCCGCGGGTGCAGCAGTGGGCCGCGCGGCATAACCTAGCCCCCTCTAAGCTGCTCATTCCACTCTCCTATGCAGCGATTGTAGGGGGAATGATTACGTTGATCGGCACCTCTACCAACCTGGTCATCTCGGGCCTGATGATTCAGGCTGGCCTTCCCGGACTGCGCCTGTTCGACCTGACCTGGGTCGGGCTGCCGGTGGCCGTGGCGGTCATCCTGTTTTTTACCCTGCTCGGTCATCGCCTGCTGCCCGATCGTCGGCGTGAGCAGGGAGACTTTGAGGAGGGATTGCGAGAGTGCCTGTTTGAGCTGCGCGTTACTCCGGCCGGCACTCTGGAGGGCAAAACCGTAGAGGAAGCAGGGCTGCGTGCGCTGGGGGAAGCCTACCTGGTGCACATCCGACGCAGTGGACGGGTGATCCCGGCGGCTCCAGAGCAGGTGCTGCAAGGCGGGGATGTCCTGACATTTGTCGGCTCTGCCCGAATGATCGAACAGTTGTTGGAACGCGACGGACTGGAACGGGCGCTGCCTTCTGTGGAAGAGAACGCGACGCAGACGCTCCCGCTGTTTGAAGCAGTGGTGGCGCCTTCCTCGACACTGGTAGGCAAGACGCTTCGGGAGGTGCAGTTCCGCGAGCAATATGGCGGCGTAGTACTGGGCATTCAGCGGCAAGGTCAGCGCATTGTCGGATCGCTTGGGCGCATTCCTATTGAAGCGGGCGACCTGCTGCTGATTGAAGCCCGAAATGGTTTTGACCGCCGCTGGAACGCCCGGCGCGATGAGTTTTACCTGGTCGCTCCACGCAGTCCGGAACGGCCCCGGCCGCGTCCCCGCCACGCGCCCGTAGCCCTGGCCATTTTTGCGGGCATGGTGTTGCTGGCCGCGCTGGGATGGGTGCCGCTGGTAACGGCAGCCTTTGCAGCCGCCCTGGGGATGGTGCTGACGCGTTGCCTTTCAGGCCGTGAAGCCCGGCAGGCGCTTGATCTACAGGTGCTGGTGGTGATTGCGGCTGCGCTGGGAATCGGACAGGCCGTCGATCGCTCCGGACTGGCTGCTGCGCTCGGCCATGGTCTGGTGGCGATGACGGCCGACCTGGGACCAGTGGCTGCGCTGGCCGTGCTCTATCTGGTTACCATGGCGCTAACCGAACTGTTTACCAACAACGCGGCCGCTGCGCTCATGCTGCCCGTTGCGCTCGCTGTGGCAGGCGAGCTGGGGCTGGAACCCCGAGCTTTTGCAATTACCGTCGCCGTAGCGGCCTCGGCCAGCTTTCTGACCCCGATCGGCTACCAGACGAACCTGATGGTGATGTCGGCCGGAGGCTATCGCTTCCGCGATTATCTGAAAGCTGGCACTCCGGTTGCTGCTCTGGTTTTTGCAGTTGGGCTAACGATGATCGCATGGATCTGGCTGTAA
- a CDS encoding thioredoxin family protein encodes MRRSTYLCWLSLTVLLPLTAQAQSSLFDPAIMAPIGWQRVEEAMAAAAQSGKKVLIDISAPWCPWCRRMQKEVYADSAVVAYLKAHFEYARLNGEDTARKLTFRGYELTEAELAQALGLSGYPTTVFLEPDGTYITRVPGFVPTETFLQILRFIGSEAYRTQSFEEFMEQQR; translated from the coding sequence ATGCGACGTTCAACCTACCTGTGCTGGCTGAGCCTGACCGTCCTGCTTCCTCTGACGGCGCAGGCCCAATCTTCACTGTTTGATCCGGCGATCATGGCCCCTATCGGCTGGCAACGAGTCGAAGAGGCCATGGCAGCAGCCGCGCAAAGTGGAAAAAAAGTGCTTATTGACATTTCGGCCCCCTGGTGCCCCTGGTGCCGTCGGATGCAAAAAGAAGTCTATGCCGACTCGGCCGTGGTCGCCTATCTGAAAGCCCACTTTGAATACGCTCGGCTCAACGGCGAAGACACCGCCCGCAAACTTACCTTTCGTGGCTATGAGCTGACCGAGGCAGAGCTTGCTCAGGCGCTCGGGCTGTCTGGATATCCTACTACCGTCTTTCTGGAGCCAGACGGCACGTACATCACACGGGTGCCTGGTTTTGTGCCGACCGAGACGTTCCTGCAGATCTTACGTTTTATTGGTTCCGAAGCGTACCGAACCCAGAGTTTCGAGGAATTTATGGAGCAACAACGCTAA
- a CDS encoding glycosyltransferase, which produces MACSDVCFALVGSVPHNSRALRQLRALAQLGLSIEAFGVGPPVALPADLQSSVRYHSLPLPEGQGPRFFWQLHRQFLRVLRSCQARIYHAGDLYVLPALARTARRFGGRLVFDARERYPYVASTAGRPLRQRFWKLVERHYIRQADLVLTVSEGIAVHLVHDYGIASPLVLYNAPEAPAPTVQTTSLRQHLQLPDHLVLFLYQGHLRPGRGCLLPLEALPEVPEAALVYLGDGPLAPVIRERATTLGVADRVHLLPPVLPDKLLPVTASADVGLVLLEDTCLNHRLALPNKLFEYLAAGLPVLASNLPELRRVVETYGVGYVVDTPNLEALTAAMRQLCGDPALRRRLAARTSAAFAAHSWARLAPRFQEAYQKLLCDVQPTCAG; this is translated from the coding sequence ATGGCGTGCAGTGACGTCTGTTTTGCGCTGGTGGGATCGGTGCCCCACAACAGCCGAGCACTTCGCCAGCTCCGAGCGCTGGCCCAGCTTGGCCTCTCCATTGAGGCGTTTGGCGTAGGACCGCCGGTTGCGCTGCCTGCCGACCTACAGTCCAGCGTACGGTATCATTCCCTGCCGCTTCCTGAAGGGCAAGGTCCTCGTTTTTTCTGGCAACTACACCGGCAATTCCTGCGCGTTCTTCGCTCCTGCCAGGCCCGCATTTACCATGCAGGTGATCTGTATGTGCTGCCTGCGCTGGCCCGTACAGCCCGTCGCTTTGGTGGACGGCTGGTCTTTGATGCCCGGGAACGGTACCCCTACGTTGCCAGCACGGCAGGTCGTCCGCTACGCCAGCGTTTCTGGAAGCTGGTAGAGCGTCATTATATACGCCAGGCTGATCTTGTGCTGACCGTCAGCGAAGGAATAGCCGTCCATCTGGTGCATGACTATGGCATTGCGTCCCCGTTGGTCCTGTACAATGCGCCTGAGGCGCCGGCCCCAACCGTTCAGACTACTTCCCTGCGGCAACACCTTCAGCTTCCCGACCACCTTGTACTTTTTCTCTATCAGGGCCATTTACGGCCTGGCAGAGGTTGTTTATTGCCGCTTGAAGCGTTGCCCGAGGTGCCAGAGGCTGCGCTGGTCTATCTGGGGGATGGACCGTTGGCCCCGGTTATCCGAGAGCGCGCAACCACCCTGGGCGTAGCCGACCGCGTGCACCTGTTACCACCGGTACTACCCGATAAGCTGCTGCCTGTTACTGCTTCGGCTGACGTAGGGCTTGTGCTGCTTGAAGATACTTGCCTGAACCACCGGCTGGCGCTCCCTAACAAGCTTTTTGAATACCTGGCAGCCGGTCTTCCCGTGCTGGCCAGCAACCTGCCTGAACTCCGCCGTGTGGTGGAAACCTACGGGGTAGGCTATGTCGTTGACACTCCCAATCTCGAAGCGCTTACGGCCGCCATGCGGCAGCTGTGCGGAGATCCCGCCCTGCGACGCAGGTTGGCGGCCCGTACCAGCGCTGCGTTTGCCGCCCATAGCTGGGCCCGCCTGGCTCCCCGTTTTCAAGAAGCCTACCAGAAACTGCTATGCGACGTTCAACCTACCTGTGCTGGCTGA
- a CDS encoding bifunctional sulfate adenylyltransferase/adenylylsulfate kinase produces MSTTTLIEPHGGALCELIVPEAERETLKEKALTLPSLTLTPRQLCDIELLLNGGFSPLRGFLNRADYERVVEEMRLQSGVLWPMPITLDVSADVARTLNPGDEVALRDQTGLLLAVMQVEDVWKPDKEREARLVFGTTSTEHPAVAYLMHEAGEYYVGGTLKGVQLPVHYDFKELRHTPAQLRAEFERRGWERIVAFQTRNPMHRAHKELTDRAAEEVGGHLLIHPVVGMTKPGDIDYYTRVRCYRKLLKYYPEGRAMLSLLPLAMRMGGPREAVWHAIIRKNYGCTHLIIGRDHAGPGKDSSGKPFYGPYDAQELVQQYQEELGIGVVPFKLMVYLPDQDTYKPIDEVKEGERTLSISGTELRRRLAEGEEIPEWFSYPEVVAELRRTHPPRHQQGFTVFFTGLSGSGKSTIANALMTRLLELTGRPVTLLDGDVVRTHLSKGLGFSREDRSINVRRIGYVASEITKHRGIAICAPIAPYEADRQYNRQLISSFGGYIEVFVDTPLEVCEQRDVKGLYAKARAGIIKGFTGIDDPYEPPSNPEIVCRTTEETVEQCVEKILAYLYQEGYLKKEENNA; encoded by the coding sequence ATGTCCACGACGACACTTATTGAGCCACATGGTGGCGCTCTCTGTGAGCTGATTGTTCCGGAGGCAGAACGCGAGACGCTCAAGGAAAAAGCCCTGACGCTTCCATCGCTTACCCTTACGCCTCGGCAGCTCTGTGACATAGAGCTGCTGCTCAATGGAGGCTTTTCGCCGCTGCGAGGCTTTCTGAACCGGGCCGACTACGAGCGGGTCGTTGAAGAGATGCGGCTGCAAAGCGGCGTGCTATGGCCCATGCCGATCACGCTGGACGTCTCGGCAGACGTAGCCCGCACGCTGAATCCAGGCGATGAAGTAGCGTTGCGGGATCAGACCGGTCTGCTGCTGGCCGTAATGCAGGTCGAAGATGTCTGGAAACCAGATAAAGAGCGGGAGGCCCGACTGGTTTTTGGTACTACCAGCACAGAGCATCCAGCCGTGGCCTACCTGATGCACGAAGCGGGCGAATATTACGTCGGCGGTACGCTCAAAGGCGTGCAGCTTCCGGTGCATTACGACTTTAAAGAACTGCGGCATACGCCTGCGCAGCTACGCGCCGAATTTGAACGACGGGGATGGGAGCGTATCGTAGCCTTTCAGACCCGTAATCCCATGCACCGGGCCCACAAAGAACTGACCGACCGTGCAGCCGAAGAAGTAGGGGGCCATTTGCTCATTCATCCGGTCGTGGGCATGACGAAGCCCGGGGATATCGATTACTACACGCGCGTGCGTTGCTACCGGAAACTGCTCAAGTACTATCCCGAAGGGCGGGCCATGCTGAGCCTGCTGCCGCTGGCTATGCGCATGGGCGGACCCCGCGAAGCGGTCTGGCACGCAATCATTCGCAAGAACTATGGTTGCACCCACCTGATTATTGGCCGTGACCATGCAGGGCCCGGAAAAGACTCCAGCGGCAAGCCATTCTACGGGCCCTATGATGCCCAGGAGCTGGTTCAGCAGTACCAGGAGGAGCTGGGCATTGGCGTGGTTCCCTTCAAACTGATGGTCTACCTGCCAGACCAGGACACGTACAAACCCATCGACGAAGTCAAAGAAGGAGAGCGGACGCTCAGTATCTCAGGGACGGAGCTGCGGCGCCGGCTGGCCGAAGGCGAAGAAATTCCCGAATGGTTCTCCTATCCTGAGGTGGTGGCTGAGCTGCGCCGCACGCATCCTCCGCGTCATCAACAGGGATTCACGGTATTCTTTACGGGGCTGTCGGGCTCCGGTAAGTCCACCATTGCCAATGCGCTCATGACCCGCCTCCTGGAGCTGACCGGGCGTCCCGTGACGCTGCTTGATGGCGACGTCGTGCGCACGCACCTGAGCAAAGGGCTGGGCTTTTCCCGGGAAGATCGGTCAATTAACGTGCGGCGCATCGGGTACGTAGCCAGTGAAATTACCAAACATCGTGGCATTGCGATCTGCGCTCCCATTGCGCCCTACGAAGCAGACCGGCAGTACAACCGGCAGCTCATCAGCAGCTTCGGCGGCTACATCGAGGTCTTTGTCGATACGCCCCTGGAAGTGTGTGAGCAGCGCGACGTCAAAGGCCTCTACGCAAAAGCCCGCGCTGGGATCATCAAAGGCTTTACGGGCATCGACGATCCGTATGAGCCGCCCTCAAACCCTGAAATTGTTTGCCGCACCACGGAGGAGACGGTCGAGCAGTGCGTGGAGAAAATTCTGGCCTATCTCTATCAGGAAGGCTACCTGAAAAAAGAGGAAAATAACGCGTAA
- a CDS encoding UDP-glucuronic acid decarboxylase family protein produces the protein MSRPPRTLITGGAGFIGSHLCERFLAEGHEVICMDNFITGSPDNIAHLIGHERFHFIQHDVTNFIYVEGPLDYVLHFASPASPVDYLKYPIQTLKVGALGTHKALGLAKAKGARFLLASTSEVYGDPLVHPQPEDYWGNVNPVGLRGVYDEAKRFAEAMTMAYHRYHGVDVRIVRIFNTYGPRMRLDDGRALPTFMTQALKGEPLTVYGDGSQTRSFQYIDDLVEGIYRLLMSDYVGPVNIGNPEEISILEFAREIIELTGSKSEIVFKPLPADDPKVRQPDISLARRVLGWEPRVSRREGLRRTLEYFKQRLGLEAAHSS, from the coding sequence ATGAGTCGTCCACCGCGTACGCTGATCACGGGGGGCGCCGGATTCATCGGCTCACACCTGTGCGAGCGGTTTCTGGCCGAAGGCCACGAAGTGATCTGCATGGATAACTTCATTACGGGCTCCCCGGACAATATTGCGCATTTGATCGGGCACGAGCGGTTCCACTTTATTCAGCACGATGTCACCAACTTCATTTATGTGGAAGGACCGCTCGACTATGTCCTGCACTTTGCCAGCCCTGCTTCGCCGGTCGATTATCTCAAGTATCCCATTCAGACCCTTAAAGTAGGGGCGCTGGGCACGCATAAAGCGCTTGGGCTGGCCAAGGCCAAGGGGGCGCGCTTTCTGCTGGCCTCCACGAGTGAAGTCTACGGCGATCCGCTGGTGCATCCGCAGCCTGAAGACTACTGGGGCAACGTGAATCCCGTCGGGTTGCGCGGGGTGTATGACGAGGCCAAGCGCTTTGCCGAGGCCATGACCATGGCCTACCATCGCTATCACGGGGTCGACGTGCGCATTGTGCGGATTTTCAACACCTATGGCCCCCGCATGCGGCTCGACGATGGGCGGGCGCTGCCCACATTTATGACGCAAGCACTCAAGGGCGAGCCCCTTACGGTCTACGGAGACGGTAGCCAGACGCGCTCCTTCCAGTACATTGATGATCTGGTCGAAGGTATTTATCGCCTGCTTATGAGTGATTACGTAGGACCTGTCAATATTGGCAATCCTGAGGAAATCTCCATTCTGGAGTTTGCGCGGGAGATTATCGAGCTGACCGGTAGCAAAAGTGAGATCGTTTTTAAACCGCTGCCAGCCGATGACCCAAAAGTGCGCCAGCCTGACATATCCCTGGCGCGCCGGGTACTCGGCTGGGAACCCAGGGTGAGCCGACGCGAAGGACTGCGTCGCACGCTGGAATACTTTAAACAGCGGCTGGGACTGGAAGCAGCCCACAGCTCATGA